The Eleutherodactylus coqui strain aEleCoq1 chromosome 13, aEleCoq1.hap1, whole genome shotgun sequence genome includes a window with the following:
- the LOC136588130 gene encoding deoxycytidine kinase 2-like, protein MATPPKRMCYSPCLDLSFHKRSKKISIEGNIAAGKSTFVSILEKANDEWEVVPEPIAKWCNVHTTENEHQELSRSQKSGGNLLQMLYDKPTRWAYTFQTYACLSRVRAQLKPVSPKLREAEHPVQFFERSLYSDRYIFASSLFESGNITETEWAIYQDWHTWLLKQFESETELDGIVYLRASPEKCMGRLHSRGREEEQGIQLEYLESLHYKHEKWLYDRTIQLDFDSLRDTPILVMDVNDDFKNDKIQQEALIDKVKDFLRTL, encoded by the exons ATGGCTACGCCGCCGAAGCGGATGTGTTACAGTCCCTGTCTGGACCTCAGCTTCCACAAGCGTAGTAAGAAGATCTCCATCGAAGGGAACATCG ctgcagggaaatcAACGTTTGTCAGCATTCTGGAAAAGGCAAACGACGAGTGGGAGGTCGTCCCGGAGCCCATCGCCAAGTGGTGCAACGTGCACACCACTGAGAACGAGCACCAG gaacTTTCAAGATCGCAGAAGAGTGGCGGGAACCTCCTTCAGATGTTGTATGACAAGCCAACACGGTGGGCTTACACGTTCCAGACATACGCTTGTTTAAGCCGCGTACGAGCTCAGCTGAAACCCGTGTCTCCGAAGTTACGAGAAGCGGAGCACCCGGTACAGTTCTTTGAACGCTCGCTGTACAGCGATCG GTACATCTTTGCCTCAAGCCTATTTGAATCTGGGAACATCACTGAGACAGAATGGGCCATCTATCAGGACTGGCACACGTGGCTTCTGAAGCAGTTTGAGAGTGAAACGGAGCTGGATGGCATTGTGTATCTCCGAGCGTCCCCAGAG AAATGTATGGGTAGACTTCACTCCCGCGGCCGAGAGGAGGAACAAGGAATACAACTGGAATACTTGGAAAGCCTGCATTATAAACATGAGAAATGGCTGTATGACAGAACTATACA GTTGGATTTCGATTCCCTAAGAGACACTCCAATTCTGGTCATGGATGTCAACGATGACTTTAAAAATGACAAGATTCAACAAGAAGCATTAATTGACAAA GTCAAAGACTTCCTCAGGACCCTATAA